A stretch of the Ptychodera flava strain L36383 chromosome 18, AS_Pfla_20210202, whole genome shotgun sequence genome encodes the following:
- the LOC139117170 gene encoding protein SSUH2 homolog isoform X2, which produces MGIAPLPWEHRCQPDGLFLTHQKVVKVPHTSSVMTCYRCQGRGFTRCFNCAGQGMIVCVSCRGYGYTERRHSRAYGNLETCEPCFGEGYQSINHKESIVVEKSDLPDELVNDVKGTTIVEHVATSVAPLKISSLSKVDEASSRFIEKHSNAWPSERSLKQRQRVREVAVTKVDYTWHGNVGQFWICGEDRRVYFPGYPKKRCDCACLGLPCSLL; this is translated from the exons ATGGGCATAGCCCCGTTGCCATGGGAACACAGGTGCCAACCGGATGGCCTATTCTTGACTCACCAGAAGGTGGTAAAGGTGCCGCATACGTCATCAGTGATG ACATGTTATCGTTGCCAGGGTAGAGGATTTACACGATGCTTCAACTGCGCTGGACAAGGAATG ATCGTATGCGTCAGCTGTAGAGGTTATGGATACACAGAGCGGCGTCACTCCAGGGCATACGGAAACCTTGAGACGTGCGAACCGTGTTTTGGAGAAGGGTATCAGAG cataaatcaCAAAGAAAGTATCGTTGTCGAGAAATCGGATCTACCGGACGAACTTGTCAATGACGTCAAAGGGACCACAATAGTGGAACATGTTGCGACTAGC GTCGCTCCACTGAAGATATCATCTTTATCAAAGGTAGACGAAGCCTCATCAAGGTTTATCGAGAAGCATAGCAATGCATGGCCAAGTGAAAGAAGTTTAAAACAG CGTCAACGGGTGCGTGAAGTGGCGGTAACGAAAGTGGATTACACTTGGCACGGTAACGTCGGGCAGTTTTGGATCTGCGGCGAGGACAGGAGAGTCTATTTCCCGGGCTACCCGAAAAAGCGATGCGACTGCGCATGCCTCGGGTTAccttgcagtctgctttga
- the LOC139117170 gene encoding protein SSUH2 homolog isoform X1, which yields MGIAPLPWEHRCQPDGLFLTHQKVVKVPHTSSVMTCYRCQGRGFTRCFNCAGQGMIVCVSCRGYGYTERRHSRAYGNLETCEPCFGEGYQRCIECRGSGCLLCNTCQGHYQLKFFLKLIISYINHKESIVVEKSDLPDELVNDVKGTTIVEHVATSVAPLKISSLSKVDEASSRFIEKHSNAWPSERSLKQRQRVREVAVTKVDYTWHGNVGQFWICGEDRRVYFPGYPKKRCDCACLGLPCSLL from the exons ATGGGCATAGCCCCGTTGCCATGGGAACACAGGTGCCAACCGGATGGCCTATTCTTGACTCACCAGAAGGTGGTAAAGGTGCCGCATACGTCATCAGTGATG ACATGTTATCGTTGCCAGGGTAGAGGATTTACACGATGCTTCAACTGCGCTGGACAAGGAATG ATCGTATGCGTCAGCTGTAGAGGTTATGGATACACAGAGCGGCGTCACTCCAGGGCATACGGAAACCTTGAGACGTGCGAACCGTGTTTTGGAGAAGGGTATCAGAG GTGTATCGAATGTCGTGGAAGTGGTTGTCTTCTATGTAATACGTGTCAGGGTCACTACCAGTTGAAGTTCTTCCTTAAGCTAATCATCAGCTA cataaatcaCAAAGAAAGTATCGTTGTCGAGAAATCGGATCTACCGGACGAACTTGTCAATGACGTCAAAGGGACCACAATAGTGGAACATGTTGCGACTAGC GTCGCTCCACTGAAGATATCATCTTTATCAAAGGTAGACGAAGCCTCATCAAGGTTTATCGAGAAGCATAGCAATGCATGGCCAAGTGAAAGAAGTTTAAAACAG CGTCAACGGGTGCGTGAAGTGGCGGTAACGAAAGTGGATTACACTTGGCACGGTAACGTCGGGCAGTTTTGGATCTGCGGCGAGGACAGGAGAGTCTATTTCCCGGGCTACCCGAAAAAGCGATGCGACTGCGCATGCCTCGGGTTAccttgcagtctgctttga
- the LOC139117171 gene encoding lysosomal-associated transmembrane protein 4A-like — protein sequence MAIITTCCCCFNIRTGSIITGIYTTVLAGIYVLITISSLVANSSSEAGVLIPLVIQLLLYVGLLIVSIILIYAALKDNGGLFIPWLVMMPIYIILQLISIIILIFFVGIGSWVAVLNIILFILFTIFNIYCYLCVLSQYQELRAGRGTVEYYRQLSAAQGRPVVVTTTTSSTQKA from the exons ATGGCCATCATCACGACCTGCTGCTGCTGCTTCAATATCCGTACAGGGAGCATCATTACCGGAATATACACCACG gTTTTAGCCGGAATTTATGTTCTGATTACTATTTCGTCTCTTGTTGCGAATTCCTCCTCTGAAGCCG gtgTTCTTATTCCCTTGGTGATTCAATTGTTGCTCTACGTTGGACTGCTGATTGTGTCAATCATCTTGATCTACGCCGCCCTCAAG GACAATGGCGGACTTTTCATTCCCTGGCTGGTCATGATGCCAATTTACATAATCCTTCAGCTGATCAGTATCATCATACTCATTTTCTTCGTT GGTATCGGTTCCTGGGTTGCTGTTCTTAACATCATCCTGTTCATCCTGTTCACTATTTTCAAC ATATACTGTTACCTGTGTGTGCTGTCTCAGTACCAGGAGCTCAGAGCCGGACGTGGTACCGTCGAATATTATCGCCAG CTGAGCGCAGCCCAAGGACGCCCGGTCGTTGTTACCACGACAACATCATCCACTCAGAAAGCTTGA
- the LOC139117169 gene encoding prominin-1-A-like codes for MTLQLHLSCTLFLCLVAMIPGSMVRAGSENYVDGSGNITWKDLPTGEPYYCPDEYDEGEPPLPTTWKVVNTWIKTISPGEIPYDLINDAIGGELDMNEIEMSELINLLLGFAICFAIGLLFAIIFPIVACCFCSCRLCCGRCGGRMYQKQTGNMRCKLLTFSIILAIITAMLAACFACAYHVNARQSSEIADLGDNIDNNIDDLMTFVNNTVDEILFVAVNQTIWVIDTMVTDLLNVGTVVGVPVREKLRTLVDPAIDAILTMTEVIEDTRDGLDTMNILSSYLDDNYTTFSASLDTLAQDIESMYSDCATAGGCSAAGEDPQIAANTTQLVASRNFSDLPLSGAGPGYYPRIVVTVKSLALTNVVNNDLDASAKQGQQEFEDIPEMVENETISASFDLQDSYGDFSDEVEQGLDPMIENLNSALEQGSSLGDTMSEQLSQFADYEGYLSIAMKCLYLIILAVIVLNTLGLIFGFIGCDLSVSPTERGFMSNCGGLFLMSSAGLCFIFATLFMVLTALPFIIGGPIHKLVCEPAVSGDLFENTIDLPDAIPGTDGYFLSGTLFDDGDIPLTMSGIISDCEEEMAAFTAFKLENMVNLTDMLNVDAYISKSQFSDLKVNISDQIQVMSSTTRDNLADARDANAASISWTDYENELSSDLIDYGEDLDAFADDLQTYIDAHSGDSSVFPGSHESIFTAMVTTIRDFQTDTVDAIVSERDTVKSTLAEVQSDADEIETSVNNTIEAGNNADDYIDNNLNSVIADEVNTFMARLFGYTTQFINYVDYMIYFEIGNCRPMANLIKNLLNTVCRSLLDPFNAFWFCNGWCAVFFVPNIIFCVRLAKFFRRMEEADEMVDEIPLVSTDGESNPPLYGHNRVAPHEDDFAVNELQNELKNLDNIPSIIAGENMSKSKEKCSTFRDLPPIEPRAGQTPGVPSTSNANSGQTTPSPNNGEKVGWYEVPDAPTTESSHEQPAVNGQPNSDEQQHDNSEGAPSDPAPPEEKTTESTADVNTEAPEVNNTEQANEQTAEVSTPDHTDQHGENNDDNQV; via the coding sequence ATGACTCTCCAGTTACACTTGTCATGTACGCTGTTCCTATGCTTGGTGGCGATGATCCCGGGTAGCATGGTGCGCGCCGGGTCAGAGAACTATGTCGATGGAAGCGGTAACATCACTTGGAAGGACCTTCCAACTGGTGAGCCATACTACTGCCCAGATGAATATGACGAAGGCGAGCCTCCGCTCCCTACCACGTGGAAGGTGGTGAATACGTGGATAAAGACAATATCACCGGGAGAGATTCCATATGACCTGATCAACGACGCGATTGGCGGAGAGTTGGATATGAACGAAATCGAGATGTCGGAATTGATCAATCTCCTTCTTGGCTTTGCGATTTGTTTCGCAATCGGGCTGCTGTTTGCGATTATATTTCCGATTGTCGCCTGCTGCTTCTGTTCGTGTCGGCTGTGCTGTGGCAGATGCGGCGGCAGGATGTACCAGAAACAGACAGGCAACATGCGCTGTAAGCTGCTAACCTTCTCTATTATCCTTGCCATCATCACAGCCATGCTAGCGGCCTGCTTCGCCTGCGCCTACCACGTCAACGCTCGGCAGTCGTCGGAAATCGCCGACCTCGGCGACAACATCGACAACAACATTGACGACCTGATGACTTTCGTGAACAACACCGTCGACGAAATATTATTCGTTGCCGTCAATCAAACCATATGGGTCATCGACACCATGGTAACTGATCTTCTGAATGTTGGGACTGTGGTAGGGGTGCCCGTCCGTGAAAAACTGAGAACACTTGTTGATCCTGCCATCGACGCTATACTGACAATGACAGAAGTAATAGAGGACACCAGAGATGGCCTTGACACAATGAACATTTTGTCATCATACTTGGATGACAATTACACCACCTTTTCAGCCTCCCTAGATACCCTGGCGCAGGACATCGAAAGTATGTACAGCGACTGCGCAACCGCAGGGGGCTGCTCCGCGGCAGGAGAGGACCCACAGATTGCGGCAAACACGACGCAGCTCGTCGCGAGTCGAAATTTCAGCGATCTGCCCTTGTCTGGCGCTGGACCAGGCTACTACCCGCGCATCGTTGTCACTGTAAAGAGTCTCGCGTTGACCAATGTTGTCAATAATGACCTGGACGCGAGCGCCAAGCAAGGCCAGCAAGAATTTGAAGACATCCCGGAGATGGTGGAAAACGAAACCATATCGGCTTCTTTCGATTTACAGGATAGCTACGGGGACTTCAGCGATGAGGTGGAGCAGGGTCTAGATCCAATGATCGAAAATTTGAATTCAGCACTGGAGCAAGGTTCGTCTCTCGGCGATACTATGTCCGAGCAATTGTCGCAATTCGCGGACTACGAAGGATATTTGTCCATTGCTATGAAGTGCTTGTATCTTATCATATTGGCTGTGATAGTGCTTAACACCCTCGGCCTCATTTTCGGCTTCATCGGGTGCGATCTATCCGTTTCTCCAACCGAGCGCGGCTTCATGTCGAACTGCGGCGGACTTTTCCTGATGTCGTCTGCCGGCCTGTGCTTCATCTTCGCCACTCTGTTCATGGTCTTGACCGCACTTCCGTTCATCATCGGAGGTCCCATCCACAAGCTGGTGTGTGAACCAGCCGTATCTGGCGACCTGTTCGAAAACACCATAGACCTACCGGATGCCATTCCCGGAACCGATGGGTACTTTTTGTCCGGCACCTTGTTCGATGACGGCGACATTCCCCTCACGATGTCTGGGATCATCAGCGACTGTGAAGAGGAGATGGCGgcgttcacagccttcaaattGGAGAATATGGTTAACCTGACAGACATGTTAAACGTTGACGCGTATATTTCTAAATCTCAGTTCTCCGACCTGAAGGTGAACATATCAGACCAGATACAGGTCATGTCTTCGACCACGCGGGACAATCTCGCTGATGCGCGCGATGCAAACGCCGCCAGTATTTCATGGACGGACTACGAGAACGAGCTGAGCTCCGATTTGATCGATTATGGCGAGGACCTGGACGCCTTCGCCGACGACCTGCAGACGTACATCGACGCGCATTCAGGTGATTCTTCGGTCTTTCCCGGGTCGCACGAGTCCATCTTCACGGCCATGGTGACTACCATTCGAGATTTCCAAACGGACACCGTGGACGCGATTGTATCGGAACGCGACACCGTCAAATCCACACTGGCGGAAGTTCAAAGCGACGCTGACGAAATTGAAACTTCAGTGAATAACACGATCGAAGCCGGCAACAACGCCGACGACTACATCGATAACAATTTAAACAGTGTTATCGCCGACGAAGTAAATACTTTCATGGCACGATTGTTTGGTTACACCACACAGTTCATCAACTATGTTGACTACATGATCTACTTTGAAATTGGAAATTGTCGCCCGATGGCCAACCTCATCAAAAACCTGTTGAATACCGTCTGTCGCAGTCTTCTCGATCCGTTTAACGCGTTCTGGTTCTGTAATGGTTGGTGTGCGGTGTTTTTCGTGCCAAACATAATTTTCTGCGTCAGATTAGCCAAGTTTTTCCGTCGAATGGAAGAAGCAGACGAGATGGTAGATGAAATCCCATTGGTCAGTACGGACGGCGAGTCCAACCCACCACTCTACGGTCACAACAGAGTGGCCCCGCACGAGGATGACTTCGCGGTCAAcgaacttcaaaatgaactgAAAAATCTGGACAACATCCCGTCCATTATAGCCGGGGAAAACATGTCGAAATCGAAAGAGAAGTGCTCGACTTTCCGTGACTTGCCTCCTATTGAACCCCGTGCTGGACAGACACCGGGCGTGCCCAGCACATCCAACGCTAATTCGGGGCAAACGACTCCCTCTCCCAACAATGGGGAGAAAGTCGGTTGGTATGAAGTGCCCGACGCACCGACAACAGAATCAAGCCATGAGCAACCCGCCGTCAATGGTCAACCAAACAGTGATGAGCAGCAACACGACAATAGTGAGGGCGCTCCGAGTGATCCTGCGCCGCCAGAGGAAAAGACCACAGAATCCACTGCCGATGTAAATACCGAGGCACCTGAGGTGAATAATACGGAACAAGCAAACGAACAGACGGCGGAAGTTTCAACGCCCGACCATACCGATCAACATGGTGAGAATAATGATGACAACCAGGTGTGA
- the LOC139117665 gene encoding uncharacterized protein, protein MALNLVATGKTEFVPDGYRHAFLIRNPTMSVPSLYRTLSRQNVDGLPEIIPAEAGIRDMWALYEYIRDVKGQTPMVIDADDDLLRDPATTMKKFCDFVGFEFKESMLRWTPVHPEEWVFHDEWYDTLLSTTGFVKNTETPSCPQKVDVSSYPTYVQDTIRDCKPYYEKLYELRTA, encoded by the coding sequence ATGGCACTTAACCTCGTTGCGACAGGGAAAACTGAATTTGTTCCTGATGGGTACCGCCATGCTTTCCTTATTCGTAACCCGACCATGTCCGTGCCTTCCCTTTATAGGACTCTCTCGAGGCAAAATGTGGATGGATTGCCTGAAATAATACCCGCTGAAGCCGGTATCCGTGACATGTGGGCCTTGTACGAATATATTAGGGACGTCAAAGGTCAAACGCCGATGGTTATCGACGCTGACGATGACCTGCTGCGTGACCCGGCGACCACGATGAAGAAGTTCTGTGACTTCGTCGGGTTTGAGTTCAAAGAAAGCATGCTTCGCTGGACGCCCGTCCACCCAGAGGAGTGGGTCTTCCACGATGAATGGTACGATACTTTACTCAGTACCACTGgctttgtaaaaaatacagaaacgcCAAGTTGTCCCCAAAAGGTGGACGTCTCGTCGTATCCAACATATGTGCAAGATACCATACGGGATTGTAAACCATATTATGAGAAATTGTACGAGTTGAGAACAGCGTAG